A single window of Malus sylvestris chromosome 5, drMalSylv7.2, whole genome shotgun sequence DNA harbors:
- the LOC126622018 gene encoding diaminopimelate decarboxylase 1, chloroplastic-like, producing the protein MAAAHAQLHFHAPSSFSKPLKNPLTRNPFFQNPILPLRPRTSLKPLVLRAAVVSQNPSTSLSQTTPFEHCFSKSSDGFLYCEGLKVQDVIDSVERRPFYLYSKPQITRNVEAYKEALEGLNSVIGYAIKANNNFKILEHLRQLGCGAVLVSGNELRLALRAGFDPTKCIFNGNGKLLEDLVLAAQEGVFINIDSEFDLENIVAAARIAGKRVNVLLRINPDVDPQVHAYVATGNKNSKFGIRNEKLQWFLDAVKAHPDELKLVGAHCHLGSTITKVDIFRDAAVLMVKYIDEIRSQGFQVDYLNIGGGLGIDYYHSGAILPKPRDLINTVRGVVLSRGLNLIIEPGRSLIANTCCLVNRVTGVKTNGTKNFIVIDGSMAELIRPSLYDAYQHIELVAPTPPDAEISTFDVVGPVCESADFLGKDRELPTPPKGAGLVVHDAGAYCMSMASTYNLKMRPPEYWVQEDGSVAKIRHAETFEDHMRFFEGL; encoded by the exons CCATTTTTCCAAAACCCCATTCTACCCCTCCGACCCCGCACCTCCCTAAAACCCCTTGTCCTCCGAGCCGCCGTCGTCTCCCAAAACCCATCCACATCCCTGTCCCAAACTACGCCGTTCGAGCACTGCTTCTCCAAATCCTCCGATGGGTTTCTCTACTGCGAGGGCCTCAAGGTCCAGGACGTCATCGATTCAGTTGAGCGACGCCCTTTCTACCTCTACAGCAAGCCTCAGATCACCCGAAACGTCGAGGCCTACAAGGAGGCGTTGGAGGGGTTAAACTCCGTCATCGGATACGCCATTAAAGCCAATAACAATTTCAAgattttggagcatttgagGCAATTGGGTTGCGGTGCTGTTCTTGTCAGTGGGAATGAGCTCCGGTTGGCTCTCCGAGCCGGGTTCGACCCCACCAA GTGCATTTTTAACGGGAATGGAAAATTGTTGGAGGACTTGGTTTTAGCGGCCCAAGAAGGTGtttttatcaatatcgatagTGAATTTGACTTGGAAAACATTGTTGCCGCTGCGAGGATTGCTGGCAAGAGGGTCAATGTTCTACTTCGGATCAACCCTGATGTAGATCCTCAG GTTCATGCTTACGTTGCCACTGGGAACAAGAATTCCAAATTTGGTATTAGAAATGAGAAGCTGCAATGGTTTTTAGATGCTGTGAAGGCACATCCTGATGAGCTAAAACTTGTTGGGGCCCATTGTCATCTCGGATCCACCATTACCAAG GTGGATATATTCCGGGATGCTGCTGTTCTTATGGTTAAGTACATCGATGAAATCCGGTCTCAAGGTTTTCAAGTTGATTACTTGAACATCGGTGGTGGACTTGGGATAGATTATTATCATTCTGGTGCCATACTTCCGAAACCCAGAGATCTAATCAACACT GTTCGTGGCGTGGTCCTATCACGAGGTCTAAATCTTATCATTGAACCTGGTAGATCACTTATTGCAAACACCTGCTGCTTGGTCAACCGAGTTACAGGTGTCAAAACAAATGGCACCAAAAACTTTATTGTGATTGATGGAAGCATGGCCGAACTTATTCGTCCCAGTCTCTATGATGCTTATCAA CATATAGAACTAGTTGCTCCTACACCACCTGATGCTGAGATTTCGACTTTCGATGTGGTGGGCCCTGTCTGCGAGTCTGCAGATTTTTTAGGGAAGGATAGAGAACTTCCAACGCCACCGAAG GGAGCTGGTCTGGTGGTTCACGACGCAGGTGCTTACTGCATGAGCATGGCTTCAACTTACAATCTTAAAATGCGTCCTCCAGAATATTGG GTTCAAGAAGATGGGTCAGTGGCCAAGATCCGTCATGCAGAGACATTTGAAGACCACATGCGATTCTTTGAGGGTCTTTGA
- the LOC126622017 gene encoding bifunctional dihydrofolate reductase-thymidylate synthase-like: MGSTMAGELLVSANGNGNAQPNPQRTYQVVVAATREMGIGKDGKLPWRLPSDLKFFKDITVTTSDPAKKNAIIMGRKTWESILPEHQPLPGRLNVVLTRSGSFDIATAENVVICGSMASALELLAASPYCLSIEKVFLIGGGQILREALNASGCEAIHITEIETNIECDTFIPAIDSSVFQPWYSSFPKVENGIRHSFTTFVRVRNSAVESLCENNDLNSNSKSDSVKCEVKNFSYLPKMIFEKHEEHMYLRLVREILSDGTAKDDRTGTGTLSKFGCQMRFNLRRTFPLLTTKKVFWRGVVEELLWFISGSTNAKVLQEKGIHIWDGNASRDYLDSVGLTDKEEGDLGPVYGFQWRHFGARYTDMHADYTGQGFDQLLDVTDKIKNNPDDRRIILSAWNPSDLKSMALPPCHMFAQFYVANGELSCQMYQRSADIGLGIPFNIASYALLTCMIAHVCDLVPGDFIHVLGDAHVYRTHIRPLQEQLEKLPKPFPILKINPEKKNIDSFAAADFQLIGYDPHQKIEMKMAV, translated from the exons ATGGGTTCAACTATGGCTGGTGAATTGTTGGTGAGTGCAAATGGAAATGGTAACGCCCAACCCAATCCACAGAGGACGTACCAAGTTGTTGTGGCTGCGACTCGAGAAATGGGTATTGGAAAGGATGGGAAACTACCTTGGAGACTGCCGTCTGATCTCAAGTTCTTTAAGGACATCACTGTGACCACGTCAGATCCTGCGAAAAAGAATGCAATTATAATGGGTAGGAAAACATGGGAGAGCATTCTACCTGAGCATCAACCTCTACCTGGCCGCCTTAATGTTGTTCTGACTCGTTCCGGGAGTTTTGATATTGCTACTGCAGAGAATGTTGTGATATGCGGAAGCATGGCATCTGCTTTGGAATTGTTAGCTGCTTCTCCTTACTGTCTGTCAATTGAGAAAGTGTTTCTCATTGGAGGTGGCCAGATATTAAG GGAAGCTCTCAATGCGTCTGGCTGTGAAGCCATTCATATTACAGAAATAGAGACAAACATTGAATGTGACACTTTTATCCCTGCAATTGATTCCTCTGTATTTCAGCCGTGGTATTCATCCTTTCCTAAGGTTGAAAATGGCATTCGTCATTCTTTCACAACTTTTGTTCGTGTAAGAAATTCTGCAGTTGAATCCCTTTGTGAAAACAATGATCTGAACTCTAATAGTAAGTCAGACTCTGTGAAGTGTGAGGTGAAGAATTTTTCTTATCTGCCAAAGATGATTTTTGAGAAACATGAGGAGCACATGTATCTAAGGTTGGTTCGAGAAATACTCTCTGATGGCACTGCTAAGGATGACAGGACAGGGACTGGTACTTTGTCAAAATTCGGTTGCCAG ATGCGGTTTAATCTGCGAAGAACTTTTCCCCTTCTGACAACTAAG AAAGTATTTTGGCGAGGGGTTGTTGAAGAACTTCTGTGGTTCATTAGTGGTTCAACAAATGCCAAG GTCCTTCAGGAGAAAGGCATTCACATATGGGATGGGAATGCATCTAGAGATTACCTTGACAG TGTTGGTTTAACTGACAAGGAAGAGGGCGACTTGGGACCAGTATATGGATTCCAGTGGCGACACTTTGGTGCCAG GTATACTGACATGCATGCTGACTACACGGGTCAAGGATTTGATCAGTTGCTAGATGTTACTGACAAGATTAAAAACAATCCGGATGATCGGCGGATTATACTCTCAGCATGGAATCCTTCTGATCTCAAATCGATGGCACTCCCACCTTGTCACATGTTTGCTCAG TTCTATGTAGCCAATGGAGAGTTATCATGTCAAATGTATCAGCGTTCTGCTGACATCGGCCTTGGCATTCCATTTAACATAGCATCATATGCTCTTCTGACATGCATGATTGCTCATGTTTGTG ATCTTGTTCCTGGTGATTTCATTCATGTCTTAGGGGATGCTCATGTTTACCGCACTCACATCAGGCCTTTGCAGGAGCAGCTTGAAAAACTGCCCAAGCCTTTTCCA ATTTTGAAGATCAATCCTGAGAAAAAGAATATAGATTCTTTTGCGGCTGCTGATTTCCAACTGATAGGTTATGATCCTCATCAGAAGATAGAAATGAAAATGGCCGTATAG